The following proteins come from a genomic window of Geomonas sp. RF6:
- the fabG gene encoding 3-oxoacyl-ACP reductase FabG, whose amino-acid sequence MSLQGQVAVVTGASRGIGKAIAKLLAANGAAVVTTATTAEGAQRVADEIIEAGGDALAVKVDVSVAADVEALFAAAVEKYGKVDILVNNAGITKDGLLLRMKEADWDQVLDVNLKGAFNCTKVAAKTMTKARYGRIVNVSSVVGEMGNPGQANYCASKAGLIGLTKSVARELASRNVTVNAVSPGFIETDMTHELSEKVKTSLLEQIPLGRLGAAEDIALAVLFLVGPGGGYVTGQVLSVNGGMHM is encoded by the coding sequence ATGAGTCTTCAGGGACAGGTAGCTGTGGTGACCGGCGCATCGCGCGGCATCGGCAAGGCGATAGCGAAGCTTCTGGCGGCAAACGGCGCTGCCGTCGTCACGACCGCCACCACGGCGGAGGGTGCCCAGCGCGTCGCCGACGAGATCATCGAGGCGGGGGGCGACGCCCTCGCCGTAAAGGTTGACGTTTCCGTCGCCGCAGACGTGGAGGCGCTCTTTGCCGCCGCTGTGGAGAAGTACGGGAAGGTGGACATCCTCGTCAACAACGCCGGGATCACCAAGGACGGGCTCCTGCTGCGCATGAAGGAGGCGGACTGGGACCAGGTGCTCGACGTGAACCTGAAAGGGGCCTTCAACTGCACGAAGGTCGCTGCCAAGACGATGACGAAGGCGCGCTACGGCCGCATCGTGAACGTCTCCTCCGTGGTGGGGGAGATGGGGAACCCGGGGCAGGCGAACTACTGCGCCTCGAAGGCGGGGCTTATCGGCCTCACCAAGAGCGTCGCGCGGGAACTTGCCAGCCGCAACGTCACCGTAAACGCGGTTTCCCCCGGCTTCATCGAGACGGACATGACGCACGAGCTCTCCGAGAAGGTGAAGACTTCCCTCCTGGAGCAGATCCCGCTGGGGCGTCTCGGCGCCGCCGAAGACATCGCGCTGGCGGTACTTTTCCTCGTCGGTCCGGGGGGAGGGTACGTCACCGGTCAGGTCCTTTCGGTGAACGGCGGAATGCACATGTAG
- the acpP gene encoding acyl carrier protein, whose amino-acid sequence MASIEKRIKEIVAEQLGVDESQVTGESSFMDDLGADSLDTVELVMALEEEFEIEISDEDAEKIQSVQDAIDYITDHT is encoded by the coding sequence ATGGCTTCAATTGAAAAACGCATCAAAGAGATAGTGGCTGAGCAGCTTGGCGTGGACGAGTCGCAGGTAACGGGCGAGAGCTCCTTCATGGACGACCTCGGCGCCGACTCCCTCGACACCGTGGAACTGGTCATGGCTCTCGAGGAGGAGTTCGAGATCGAGATCTCCGACGAGGACGCCGAGAAGATCCAGTCCGTACAGGACGCCATCGACTATATCACCGATCACACCTAG
- the sppA gene encoding signal peptide peptidase SppA, with translation MIGKLLRRILIFLGSLVVLAFAGIVISLLFFSDGPSFGDGVGLVEVKGMIVDGQETVRQLHAFGKEERVRAVVLRIDSPGGVVGPSQEIYSEVKRLAAKKKVVVSMGSVAASGGYYIAAPASFIFANPGTITGSIGVLMKFTNVEGLMGKVGVKGLTLKSGRFKDSGSPLHEMTPEERQMLQGVIDSTYRQFVAAVAQGRRLPVEEVSRIADGRILSGEQALSLKLVDRLGTLQEAVEEAGRLAGMKGEPRVIKAPQKRRPSWDLLVQGVAERLALSSPRGVGVEYLMEGGGSSLTSGYLP, from the coding sequence ATGATAGGGAAGCTTTTGCGCCGGATCTTGATCTTCCTCGGGAGCCTCGTCGTCCTCGCCTTCGCCGGGATCGTGATCTCTCTTCTCTTCTTCTCCGACGGGCCGAGCTTCGGCGACGGGGTCGGGCTCGTGGAGGTGAAGGGGATGATCGTGGACGGCCAGGAGACGGTGCGGCAGCTGCACGCCTTTGGCAAGGAGGAGAGGGTGCGCGCGGTCGTCCTGCGCATCGACTCCCCCGGCGGCGTCGTCGGCCCCTCGCAGGAGATCTACTCCGAGGTGAAGCGGCTCGCCGCGAAGAAGAAGGTCGTGGTCTCCATGGGGAGCGTCGCCGCTTCCGGCGGGTACTACATAGCGGCCCCCGCCTCCTTCATATTCGCCAACCCCGGCACCATCACCGGGAGTATCGGCGTCCTCATGAAGTTCACCAACGTGGAGGGGCTGATGGGGAAGGTCGGGGTAAAGGGGCTGACGCTGAAGAGCGGGCGCTTCAAGGACTCCGGCTCGCCGCTGCACGAGATGACCCCCGAGGAGCGCCAGATGCTCCAGGGGGTGATAGACTCGACCTATCGGCAGTTCGTGGCGGCGGTGGCGCAGGGGAGACGCCTCCCGGTGGAGGAGGTCTCCCGCATCGCCGACGGCAGGATCCTCTCGGGAGAGCAGGCGCTCTCACTGAAACTCGTGGACCGGCTCGGGACGCTTCAGGAGGCGGTGGAAGAGGCGGGGCGGCTCGCCGGGATGAAAGGGGAGCCGCGGGTCATCAAGGCCCCCCAGAAACGCCGCCCCTCCTGGGATTTGCTGGTGCAGGGGGTCGCCGAGCGTCTCGCCCTCTCGTCCCCCCGGGGAGTCGGGGTGGAGTACCTCATGGAGGGGGGCGGGAGCTCTCTAACTAGCGGATATTTACCTTGA
- the fabD gene encoding ACP S-malonyltransferase → MQKYAFIFPGQGSQYAGMGRELAGAFAVARQVFEEADDALGFSLSTLCFEGPEEELRLTANTQPAILATSIAALRVISSETSLTPSFLAGHSLGEYSALVASGALSLSDALKTVRARGSFMQDAVPVGVGAMAAILGAEADEIAAICADASEGELVTPANFNSPGQIIVSGHAGAVNRAIEIAKERGFRKAMLLPVSAPFHCPLMESAAQRLQETLSGVAVGEIAVPVVTNVEAKPNSDAGRVKDLLVQQVCAPVLWDASVKEMISLGVTNFLEIGPGKVLCGLVKRIDKGVPAVNVQDPEGVKTLAEVA, encoded by the coding sequence ATGCAAAAGTACGCCTTCATCTTCCCCGGACAGGGGTCGCAGTACGCCGGAATGGGGCGGGAGCTGGCCGGCGCCTTTGCGGTGGCGAGGCAGGTCTTCGAGGAGGCGGACGACGCCCTCGGCTTCTCCCTCTCCACCCTCTGCTTCGAAGGTCCCGAGGAGGAGCTGCGCCTCACCGCGAACACCCAGCCTGCCATTCTCGCCACGAGCATTGCGGCGCTGCGGGTCATCTCCTCAGAGACCTCCCTTACCCCCTCCTTCCTGGCGGGTCACTCCCTCGGCGAATACTCGGCGCTCGTCGCCTCAGGCGCCTTGTCCCTTTCCGACGCCTTGAAGACGGTGCGCGCCCGCGGCAGCTTCATGCAGGACGCGGTGCCGGTCGGTGTCGGAGCCATGGCCGCAATCCTCGGGGCCGAGGCGGACGAGATCGCCGCAATCTGCGCCGATGCCTCCGAAGGTGAGCTCGTCACTCCGGCAAACTTCAACTCCCCCGGCCAGATCATCGTCTCCGGCCACGCAGGCGCGGTGAACCGCGCCATCGAGATCGCCAAGGAGCGCGGCTTCCGAAAGGCGATGCTCCTGCCGGTGAGCGCACCCTTCCACTGCCCCCTCATGGAGAGCGCCGCGCAGCGCCTTCAGGAGACCCTTTCCGGGGTAGCCGTCGGCGAGATCGCGGTCCCGGTCGTCACGAACGTGGAGGCGAAGCCAAACAGCGACGCCGGCCGCGTGAAGGATCTCCTGGTGCAGCAGGTCTGCGCGCCGGTCCTGTGGGACGCTTCCGTTAAGGAGATGATCTCCCTCGGCGTCACGAACTTCCTGGAGATCGGCCCGGGGAAGGTCCTGTGCGGCCTGGTGAAGAGGATTGACAAAGGGGTTCCTGCCGTGAACGTGCAGGACCCGGAAGGCGTGAAAACGCTTGCGGAGGTGGCTTGA
- the rpmF gene encoding 50S ribosomal protein L32, producing the protein MAVPKKKTSKSRKNMRRAHDFLTPPTVSTCPQCKAPKLPHCVCPSCGTYKGRQVLKAEEL; encoded by the coding sequence ATGGCAGTACCCAAGAAGAAAACGTCCAAATCGCGCAAAAATATGAGAAGGGCCCACGACTTCCTCACCCCCCCGACGGTGTCCACCTGCCCCCAGTGCAAGGCTCCCAAGCTCCCCCACTGCGTCTGCCCTTCCTGCGGCACCTACAAGGGAAGGCAGGTTCTGAAGGCCGAAGAGCTGTAG
- a CDS encoding DmsE family decaheme c-type cytochrome yields MSVKRGAHPFVIILSLGALLCASCADLKQSKPLLPVREYERMIVGRLDAEYVGTSNCVSKCHFHDKITEDFSHSVHGEQIKPESGLPLVNCESCHGPGSLAIAHLDDNREKNTLEKKKCDTSTFLDLMHLPPQAQSLICLKCHSAASVPALAHWNGSGHALNDVSCSDCHKLHRGPQQKVSREEMAELCYGCHPEVRGENALYSHHPLREKKMVCVDCHEVHGSTLDYMLKGTSLKETCTRCHMEKQGPFAFEHADVAENCLNCHTPHGSVHSRLLNAAMPFLCLQCHNGHVLGSAQALPGTSGGIKGLFTNRCTDCHSQIHGSDTPSPALTGRGTLRQ; encoded by the coding sequence ATGTCGGTAAAACGAGGCGCACATCCCTTCGTCATCATCCTTTCCCTCGGCGCGCTCCTGTGCGCCTCCTGCGCGGATCTGAAGCAGTCCAAACCGCTTCTCCCGGTCCGGGAGTACGAAAGGATGATCGTGGGGCGCCTCGACGCGGAGTACGTCGGGACCTCGAACTGCGTCTCCAAGTGCCACTTCCACGACAAGATCACCGAGGACTTCTCCCACAGTGTGCACGGGGAGCAGATAAAGCCGGAGAGCGGGCTCCCCCTGGTGAACTGCGAGTCGTGCCACGGGCCGGGGAGCCTCGCCATCGCGCATCTGGACGACAACCGGGAGAAAAACACCCTCGAGAAGAAGAAGTGCGACACCTCGACCTTCCTCGACCTCATGCACCTCCCCCCCCAGGCCCAGTCCCTCATCTGTCTCAAGTGCCACTCCGCCGCCTCGGTCCCCGCGCTCGCCCACTGGAACGGGAGCGGTCATGCCCTTAACGACGTGAGCTGCTCCGACTGCCACAAGCTGCACCGGGGGCCGCAGCAGAAGGTCAGCCGCGAGGAGATGGCGGAGCTTTGCTACGGCTGCCACCCGGAGGTGCGGGGGGAGAACGCGCTCTACTCCCATCACCCCTTGCGGGAGAAGAAGATGGTATGCGTCGACTGCCACGAGGTCCACGGCTCCACCCTCGACTACATGCTGAAGGGGACGAGTCTGAAGGAGACGTGTACCCGCTGCCACATGGAGAAGCAGGGCCCCTTCGCCTTCGAGCACGCCGACGTCGCAGAAAATTGCCTGAACTGCCACACCCCCCACGGCTCGGTGCACAGCCGTCTCCTGAACGCGGCGATGCCCTTTCTCTGCCTGCAGTGCCACAACGGGCACGTCCTCGGCTCCGCGCAGGCGCTTCCCGGAACATCCGGGGGGATAAAGGGGCTCTTCACCAACCGGTGCACCGACTGCCACTCGCAGATCCACGGCAGCGACACCCCTTCCCCGGCCCTTACCGGGCGCGGGACGCTGCGCCAGTAA
- the fabF gene encoding beta-ketoacyl-ACP synthase II, producing the protein MRRVVVTGIGLVSPLGTGNSKNWEALTSGKSGIAGITRFDASDLPVRIAGEVKDFNAEEFVDKKEIKKMDLFIQYALGAAHFAMEDSGFTVTEENAERVGVLVGAGLGGLPALERYHTAVAEGGYKKISPFFIPMLIINLAPGQISIRYGTKGPNLSSVSACATGTNSIGDAYHMIRRGDVDAMIAGGAESTVTQMGIGGFAVMKALSTRNDDPAAASRPFDKGRDGFVLAEGAGIVILEEYESAKKRGAKIYAEIVGYGLSSDAYHLTTPAPGGEGAARCMKMALNTAGVNPEEVDYINAHGTSTPFGDVGETMAIRSVFGSHADELMVSSTKSMTGHLLGAAGGVEAIFTLMAMQNSVVPPTINLDEPDPECDLDYVPNTAREAEVKVAMSNSFGFGGTNATLLFKKV; encoded by the coding sequence ATGAGAAGAGTCGTAGTGACGGGGATCGGCCTGGTTTCCCCGCTCGGGACCGGAAACAGCAAGAACTGGGAGGCCCTGACTTCGGGAAAATCGGGGATCGCCGGCATCACCCGCTTCGATGCCTCCGATCTGCCGGTGCGCATCGCCGGGGAAGTGAAAGACTTCAACGCCGAAGAGTTCGTGGACAAGAAAGAGATCAAGAAGATGGATCTCTTCATCCAGTACGCTCTCGGTGCTGCACACTTCGCCATGGAAGACTCCGGGTTCACAGTCACCGAGGAGAACGCCGAGAGGGTCGGCGTCCTCGTTGGCGCCGGACTCGGCGGCCTCCCCGCGCTGGAGCGGTACCACACCGCCGTCGCGGAGGGGGGGTACAAGAAGATCTCCCCCTTCTTCATTCCCATGCTGATCATCAACCTCGCTCCCGGGCAGATTTCCATCCGCTACGGCACGAAGGGGCCGAACCTCTCCTCTGTTTCCGCCTGCGCCACCGGGACGAACTCCATCGGCGATGCCTACCACATGATCCGCCGCGGCGACGTGGACGCCATGATCGCCGGGGGCGCCGAGTCCACCGTTACCCAGATGGGTATCGGCGGCTTCGCGGTCATGAAGGCGCTCTCCACCAGGAATGACGATCCTGCTGCTGCTTCCCGTCCGTTCGACAAGGGGCGCGACGGCTTCGTACTCGCCGAGGGGGCTGGCATCGTCATCCTCGAGGAGTACGAGTCGGCGAAGAAGAGGGGGGCGAAGATCTACGCCGAGATCGTCGGCTACGGCCTCTCCAGCGACGCCTACCACCTCACCACCCCGGCACCGGGGGGGGAGGGGGCTGCCCGCTGCATGAAGATGGCGCTGAACACCGCCGGGGTGAACCCTGAGGAAGTGGACTACATCAACGCCCACGGCACCTCCACTCCTTTCGGGGACGTCGGCGAAACGATGGCGATCCGCTCCGTCTTCGGCTCCCACGCCGATGAGCTGATGGTTTCCTCCACGAAGTCGATGACCGGGCATCTCCTTGGTGCGGCCGGCGGGGTGGAGGCGATCTTCACCCTCATGGCGATGCAGAACTCCGTGGTACCCCCGACGATCAACCTCGACGAGCCGGATCCGGAATGCGATCTCGACTACGTCCCGAACACCGCACGCGAGGCCGAGGTGAAGGTAGCGATGAGCAACTCCTTCGGGTTCGGCGGCACGAACGCAACACTCCTTTTCAAGAAGGTGTAG
- a CDS encoding YceD family protein: MKIRVEETKKKRLTLEEDEPAEHYAPLAEVEKSGEARFTAPVHVEVSAFWEHDHVRVAGKVATAAALTCSRCLTEFETPLESSFTIIYSQARDESPADEEVELSEEDLVAATYQGDEIDLDFEIAEQVMMEVPYKPLCREACKGLCTECGQDLNVAECGCNRGGINLKMSALQKIKIEK; encoded by the coding sequence GTGAAGATACGCGTCGAAGAGACCAAGAAGAAGCGGCTCACCCTGGAAGAGGACGAGCCGGCGGAACATTACGCCCCTCTGGCGGAAGTGGAGAAGAGCGGAGAGGCCCGCTTTACCGCCCCGGTGCACGTCGAGGTGAGCGCCTTTTGGGAGCACGACCACGTGAGGGTCGCCGGGAAGGTGGCGACAGCCGCCGCCCTTACCTGCTCGCGCTGCCTTACCGAATTTGAAACCCCTCTGGAATCGAGCTTCACCATCATCTACAGTCAGGCCAGGGACGAGTCCCCCGCCGACGAAGAGGTGGAGCTCTCCGAGGAAGACCTGGTGGCTGCGACATACCAGGGGGACGAGATAGATCTCGATTTCGAGATCGCCGAGCAGGTGATGATGGAAGTGCCGTACAAGCCGCTCTGCCGCGAGGCGTGCAAGGGGCTGTGCACCGAGTGCGGTCAGGACCTGAATGTCGCCGAGTGCGGCTGCAACAGAGGCGGCATCAACCTGAAGATGAGTGCATTGCAGAAGATCAAGATAGAAAAGTAA
- a CDS encoding ABC transporter substrate-binding protein — protein MVRRETLRAIRIILLALVVCAALPASRSGASGKLVAALLTCDLPRYRDAHKAFMKSLGQKGYDQSNLEMITQTPNPDPISWANSIRKFNAIGADLIVAYGAPAALAAIKEQSEIPVVFVDVYGPVETGVVHSMSGSGKNVAGVSSRVPLVTLIKTALDLKGGKGLGVLYNPREEGSLVQLREARRIAAQLGLTVTEVNVASAAGIDAALATLFAARVDYIYVSECSACCRSFEKIVHRAGETRIPVLSQMPGAAAKGALIAMEIDPVEQGQDGAEYAARILGGRKAAALPVLTPKRVELIVNMKTARALDLHVPLSVLSAATKVLK, from the coding sequence ATGGTGAGGAGAGAGACTCTGAGGGCGATCCGGATCATACTCCTCGCGCTGGTCGTGTGCGCAGCGCTCCCTGCGTCACGCTCCGGCGCGAGCGGAAAGCTCGTGGCGGCGCTCCTGACCTGCGACCTCCCCCGGTACCGTGACGCCCACAAGGCCTTTATGAAGTCGCTCGGGCAGAAGGGGTACGACCAGAGCAACCTGGAGATGATCACCCAGACCCCCAATCCCGACCCTATCTCCTGGGCGAACAGCATCCGCAAGTTCAACGCCATCGGCGCGGACCTGATCGTGGCGTACGGGGCTCCCGCGGCCCTTGCCGCCATAAAGGAGCAAAGCGAGATACCGGTCGTCTTCGTGGACGTCTACGGCCCGGTGGAGACGGGGGTGGTGCACAGCATGTCGGGGTCCGGGAAGAACGTGGCGGGGGTGAGCTCGCGGGTCCCGCTGGTGACCCTCATAAAGACAGCGCTCGACCTGAAGGGGGGGAAGGGGCTCGGGGTGCTGTACAATCCGCGTGAGGAGGGGTCGCTCGTGCAGCTCAGGGAGGCGAGGAGGATCGCGGCTCAGCTCGGCCTCACCGTCACCGAAGTGAACGTCGCCTCCGCGGCGGGGATCGATGCCGCACTTGCCACACTCTTTGCGGCCAGAGTAGACTATATCTATGTTTCCGAGTGCTCCGCCTGCTGCCGGAGCTTCGAGAAGATCGTGCACCGCGCCGGGGAGACGCGCATACCGGTGCTCTCCCAGATGCCCGGTGCCGCGGCGAAGGGGGCGCTCATCGCCATGGAGATTGACCCGGTGGAGCAGGGGCAGGACGGAGCGGAGTACGCCGCGCGCATCCTCGGGGGGCGAAAAGCCGCGGCGCTGCCGGTACTCACGCCGAAGCGGGTCGAGCTGATCGTGAACATGAAGACCGCGAGGGCGCTCGACCTGCATGTCCCCCTCTCGGTCCTTTCGGCGGCGACGAAGGTGCTGAAGTGA
- the rpiB gene encoding ribose 5-phosphate isomerase B, producing the protein MIVLGSDHGGLELKEEIKSLLGEMGLPCEDLGTNGSESVDYPEFGERVARRVSEGGAEKGILVCGTGIGMSIVANKIPGIRAALVTDTFMARMAKEHNNANILVLGGRVLEISLAREMVRTWLEATFEGGRHQGRLDKIAALEDGCCK; encoded by the coding sequence ATGATAGTTTTAGGCAGCGATCACGGCGGTTTGGAACTGAAGGAAGAGATCAAGAGCCTGCTCGGCGAGATGGGGCTTCCGTGCGAGGACCTCGGCACGAACGGGAGCGAGTCCGTCGACTACCCGGAGTTTGGGGAGAGGGTCGCCCGCCGCGTCTCCGAGGGGGGCGCGGAAAAAGGGATCCTCGTGTGCGGCACCGGCATCGGCATGTCGATCGTGGCGAACAAGATCCCGGGTATCCGGGCGGCTCTTGTGACCGACACCTTCATGGCGCGCATGGCGAAGGAGCACAACAACGCCAACATCCTCGTCCTCGGGGGGCGCGTGCTGGAGATCTCCCTGGCAAGGGAGATGGTGCGGACCTGGCTGGAGGCGACCTTCGAGGGTGGCCGCCACCAGGGGCGCCTCGACAAGATCGCGGCTCTCGAAGACGGCTGCTGCAAGTAA
- a CDS encoding ABC transporter ATP-binding protein, producing the protein MFETFAKLKHGLASSILQADNGACAVDLNDTRGVDIRISHLNKYFGSTHVLKDINLEIRSGETFCIIGPSGTGKSVLLKHIVKLETPDNGEIFIDGNPIFAQEKAPPRDYRYSMVFQSSALFNSLTVGENVGLWLREKRICKEQRIREIIREKLEMVGLVGTEGLRTSELSGGMKKRVAIARSLAMNPDLILYDEPTAELDPVTTDELANTILKLKESTKNTTVIVTHDLNFALYISDRIAMMHGGSIVEVGTPAEIKRSQNPVVRGFIYTTTKGIRGE; encoded by the coding sequence GTGTTCGAGACGTTTGCAAAACTGAAACACGGCCTGGCGAGCTCCATCCTGCAGGCCGATAACGGCGCCTGCGCGGTCGATCTGAACGACACGCGCGGCGTCGATATCCGCATCTCCCATCTGAACAAGTACTTCGGCTCCACCCACGTGCTGAAGGACATAAACCTGGAGATCCGCTCCGGCGAGACCTTCTGCATCATCGGCCCCTCCGGTACGGGGAAGAGCGTCCTTCTGAAGCACATCGTGAAGCTGGAGACCCCGGACAACGGGGAGATCTTCATCGACGGCAACCCGATCTTCGCCCAGGAGAAGGCACCCCCCCGCGACTACCGCTACAGCATGGTCTTCCAGTCCTCCGCCCTCTTCAACTCCCTCACTGTGGGGGAAAACGTGGGGCTTTGGCTCAGGGAGAAGAGGATCTGCAAGGAGCAGCGCATTCGCGAGATCATCCGCGAGAAGCTGGAGATGGTGGGGCTTGTGGGGACGGAGGGGCTGCGCACTTCGGAGCTCTCCGGCGGTATGAAGAAGAGGGTGGCGATCGCCCGCTCCCTCGCCATGAACCCGGACCTCATCCTCTACGACGAGCCGACGGCGGAGCTCGACCCGGTAACGACCGACGAGCTGGCGAACACCATCCTGAAGCTGAAGGAAAGCACGAAGAACACCACGGTAATCGTCACGCACGACCTGAACTTTGCCCTGTACATCTCGGACCGCATCGCCATGATGCACGGGGGCTCCATCGTGGAGGTCGGCACCCCGGCCGAGATAAAACGCAGCCAGAATCCGGTCGTGCGCGGCTTCATCTACACCACCACGAAAGGTATAAGGGGAGAGTAG
- a CDS encoding response regulator transcription factor, producing MARILIVDGDPLFVEGLTENIKALYPLLQVETTGDALQAREILKGERVDLLLMDLELPAPPGIDLLESALSSGMDKNRIVILSARDPEYLHERFPMGSCLAVLNKFEAKQQACLDMILSSMQRKAAALKRCPSQGGGG from the coding sequence ATGGCGAGAATTCTGATAGTCGACGGCGACCCCCTCTTCGTGGAGGGGTTGACGGAAAATATAAAGGCGCTCTACCCGCTGCTCCAGGTGGAGACGACGGGGGACGCGCTGCAGGCCCGCGAGATCCTGAAGGGGGAGCGGGTCGATCTCCTCCTCATGGACCTGGAGCTCCCGGCCCCGCCGGGGATCGACCTGCTGGAGAGCGCGCTCTCCTCCGGGATGGACAAGAACAGGATCGTCATCCTCTCCGCCCGGGATCCGGAGTACCTGCACGAGCGCTTCCCGATGGGGAGCTGCCTTGCGGTTCTGAACAAGTTCGAGGCGAAGCAGCAGGCGTGCCTCGACATGATCCTCAGTTCGATGCAGAGAAAGGCCGCCGCCCTCAAGCGCTGCCCGTCCCAGGGTGGGGGAGGGTGA
- the plsX gene encoding phosphate acyltransferase PlsX: protein MRVAVDVMGGDNAPHVEVEGAVAAAREFGVPVTLVGDTERVRAELSRHNVSGLDIEVKHASEVVGMHDSASDAVRKKKDSSIRVAFDLARNGEAAAVVSAGNSGATMAAAMFVLKRLKGIDRPAIANLFPTLTGKTLVLDVGGNVDCKPMHLVQFAVMGEVYSRFVLGIQSPRVGLLSNGEEASKGNELTRETSLLLKEKPINYIGYVEGRDVFNGAVDVVVCDGFVGNVVLKLSEGLAETVGKMLKAEIKSSLLSQLGYLLCRKAFKEFRKTVDYAEVGGAPLLGVDGVAMICHGGSNAKAIKNAVRFAHEYAMKGVNGRIAEKLLESFPDLARDRRGSDEKALS from the coding sequence ATGAGAGTTGCTGTGGATGTGATGGGGGGAGACAACGCCCCCCATGTCGAGGTGGAAGGAGCGGTTGCCGCAGCCCGCGAGTTCGGGGTCCCCGTCACACTGGTGGGGGACACCGAGCGGGTTCGCGCGGAGCTCTCCCGCCACAACGTGAGCGGTCTCGACATCGAGGTGAAGCACGCCAGCGAGGTCGTGGGGATGCACGATTCGGCCTCCGATGCGGTTCGCAAGAAGAAGGACTCCTCCATACGGGTCGCCTTCGACCTGGCCAGGAACGGCGAGGCGGCAGCGGTGGTGAGCGCAGGTAATTCCGGTGCCACCATGGCCGCCGCCATGTTCGTCCTGAAAAGGCTGAAGGGTATCGATCGCCCCGCCATCGCCAACCTCTTCCCCACCCTCACCGGAAAGACCCTGGTCCTCGATGTCGGAGGGAACGTCGACTGCAAGCCGATGCACCTGGTGCAGTTCGCCGTCATGGGGGAGGTGTACTCGCGCTTCGTCCTCGGCATCCAGTCGCCGCGCGTCGGTCTTCTCTCCAACGGTGAGGAGGCGAGCAAGGGGAACGAGCTCACCCGCGAGACGAGCCTCCTTCTGAAGGAAAAGCCGATCAACTACATCGGCTACGTGGAAGGGCGGGATGTCTTCAACGGGGCCGTCGACGTCGTCGTGTGCGACGGCTTTGTCGGAAACGTGGTGCTGAAGCTCTCCGAGGGGCTCGCCGAGACCGTCGGGAAGATGCTGAAGGCGGAGATAAAGTCGAGCCTCCTCTCCCAGCTCGGCTACCTCCTGTGCCGGAAGGCCTTCAAGGAGTTCCGAAAGACGGTCGACTACGCCGAGGTCGGCGGAGCACCCCTTCTGGGGGTGGACGGCGTGGCGATGATCTGCCACGGCGGCTCCAACGCGAAGGCGATAAAGAACGCGGTCCGCTTCGCCCACGAGTACGCCATGAAGGGTGTAAATGGCAGGATCGCCGAAAAGCTCCTGGAGAGCTTCCCCGATCTCGCCCGGGATCGCAGGGGAAGTGACGAGAAGGCGCTGTCCTGA
- a CDS encoding metallophosphoesterase family protein translates to MKILVCSDSHGDYARLFRAHEAAAPVDLTIHLGDGTEDARLLEEVMETPVVRVPGNCDHGSTLPGDILLNLEGVRVFATHGNRYGVKGGLSCLLARGAEVGAGVVLYGHTHIPSIRREGSILLLNPGPLAGLGSYALLTLGGPPPHAELFTLPHPGTGSA, encoded by the coding sequence ATGAAGATCCTGGTATGCTCCGACAGCCATGGCGACTACGCCCGCCTCTTCCGGGCCCACGAGGCGGCCGCGCCCGTCGATCTCACCATTCACCTGGGGGACGGGACAGAGGATGCCCGCCTCCTGGAAGAGGTGATGGAAACCCCGGTCGTGCGGGTTCCCGGAAACTGCGACCACGGTTCCACTCTCCCCGGCGACATCCTCCTGAACCTCGAGGGGGTGCGGGTCTTTGCCACCCACGGAAACCGCTACGGGGTGAAAGGGGGGCTTTCGTGCCTCCTCGCCCGCGGTGCGGAGGTCGGTGCCGGCGTCGTTCTGTACGGCCACACCCACATCCCCTCCATCAGGCGGGAAGGGAGTATCCTCCTTCTGAACCCCGGCCCCCTCGCCGGCCTCGGCAGCTACGCCCTCCTTACCCTCGGAGGTCCCCCCCCGCACGCCGAACTCTTCACCCTCCCCCACCCTGGGACGGGCAGCGCTTGA